TGGAGAATTGGAAAATGCTCTTATCGATTTACGATCTTCAGGCCTTCAGGCTGGCTCTTATATCCTGCATTTAAAAGGGGAGGATTATGTTCGTACTTATCCGCTGATCCTTCGGTAGTCAAAGGAAAATTTCGTTTACTTTGAGCGGAATTCGAATACGAAGTGCTCAAAGGGAGGAACATCATATGCTACAGTCGAACCAATTGGTTTGACGATTATGCCAAGACCGTCATTGAGCTGATGAAGGTCTTCTCGGAAGAGAACCAAGTATTGTATGTCGACTATCAGTTTACCTGGAAGGATGCCCTTCAACGCTTAATTAAAGGGGAGAATAATCCGGGTTTTTGGCAAATCATAGGACTTAAGGATCGTATCCAAACTTTTCCTCAGGAGAAAGGAGGAAAGCTCCATCTATTAACGCCACCTCCCATTTTACCTACTAATTTCCTGCCCCAGGGTGCCCTCTATGAGGCTTTGCATCGCTGGAATGTGAAAAGGGTGAATAGGGCCATTCGCAAGGCTATGAAGCGCCTGAATATGGGGGAGGACACCGTATTGATTAATTCCTTTAATCCCGATTTTGGTGCTTATTCTAAGAATGAATTGCCTCATTCAGTAGAAATTTACCACTGTTACGATGAAATAGCCGCAGCCGATTGGGCGGCAAAACATGGTGCTCCCGCCGAATCGCAATATTTAGCGATGGTGGATGCCACAGTGGTTACTTCGGCCGGATTGCTCAAAACTAAGTCACCCCAAACTCCCCAATGCTATTTAGTGAAGAATGGGGTGAATTTTGATTTGTTCCATTCAGGATATACCGAAGAGCCTAAAGCCCCCATTATTGGCTATGTAGGTGCTATTGATTTTCGTTCCGATTATCATTTGTTGGAGGAATGTTTTAAACGTTTTCCCGACTACGAATTTCATTTTGTAGGCAAGGTGATGGAGGAGCGCATTGAGGAGATTTTAAAGCAATATCCCAATGTGAAATTACTAGGTTCCAAACCAGCTAAAGAATTGCCTGCCTTCCTAAAAACCTGTGCTGTGGGAATCATTCCCTTTGAAATTAATGAATTTACCAAAGGGGTTTATCCTCTAAAAATCAATGAGTATTTAGCTACGGGAATTCCGGTGGTTTCTACTCGCTTTGGTGAATTGAGTGATTTTGAAAACATCGCTAGTCTGCATGATAATGCGGAGGGATTTGCCCAAGCCCTGAAATGGGAAATTGAAAACGATAGTCCGATCAAACGACGGGAAAGAGCACAGTTTGCGAAGCTTAATTCCTGGTATGGTCGGGTAGACGAATTCAGTGAAATAATTAACCAACTCGAAAACTCACTTAATGGATCAGAAGGCGCTACTTCCTGATTTTGTAGTGATTGGTGCCGGTAAATCCGGAACCACTTCATTGCATGAATACCTCAATCAGCATCCTAAGATTTTTATGGGCGATAAGGAACCGAACTTCTTTGCCTACGAACTTTTAGATCCGGAAACTCTGACTGATCCTACCGATAAGGAGCATTATTTTAATTCTGTTTATAAACTCGAAGATTACCTAGCTCTGTTTAAGGAGGCTAAGCCTGATCAGTTAAAGGGAGAGGTTTCGAATACTTATATCAGTAATAAAGACGCCTGGCAGCGGATTAAGCACTATGTGCCAGAGGCAAAATTGATGGCAATTTTACGTCATCCGGCCGATCGAATTTTTTCCCGCTATTTCCATTTGGTTCGTGAGAATGAAATTCCGGAGGGAGGTGATCTGAATGAAGTTTTCAATAAAGAATCAATTTGGTGGCGTCGTCCGGATTTAGTGAATGAAGGATTTTACTATCGCCAATTAAAGCCCTATTTCGAGCACTTCGATGCAGATCAGATTAAGGTTTTCTTGTACGAAGATTTTATCGGCAAGACCGATGAGGTTGTGAAAGAAGCTTTTCAATTTTTAGGGGTAGATCCCAATGTGAAAGTGGGTACCGATGTGGTTTACAATAAATCGGGCAAGGTGCGCAACAAATCTGTGGATGCCATTGTAGGGCAGGAAAGTGCTCCCATTCGTTTCTTGAAGAAATTTGCTCCGGGCTTGCATCGCCAGCTAAAGGGCAGTGTAACTGTGAACCGCTGGTTAAATAATGTTCGTAATAAAAATCTGGAAAAACCCGATTTTGATCCTAAATTGAAGCAGCGCATTATTAATGAGATTTACCGCGAGGATATTGAGAACTTGCAAAAGCTTATTAAACGCGATTTGAAACACTGGCTCTAAATTTTCAATTTGCTACAAAAATTAAAATCCCAAAAGTTCCTCAGTATGGTTACTTCCGTGCTGGGAGCGGCATTTGCCCTTCTTACTTTTGGTTATTTGGCCAGAGCCTTAACTAAGGAGGAGTTTGGTATTTATGGGATTTATCTAGCGATAATTACCACCTTCGAAATGCTTCGCAATGGCTTGGTGGGGAAGCCCTTTATCAAGTTCATGGCCGAGTCGGATGATGAGGAGGAAAAGCGAGGTATTATAGGGAGTTCCTGGGCCTTTTCCTTTTTAAGTACGGTGGTGTTTGCCGGGCCTTTAAGTTTGGCCATGTTGGCTTGGTATCTTTATCAACCCAGTGAAGAGGTTCTTATTTATGCCTTGTTTATTCCTATCCAGGCAATAAGCACCATACCTTCTAATATGGCGCAATGGCGTTTAAATGCCGATCTGCGTTTTGATTTATTGATTTGGCTGCGACTGAGTAATCAGGTATTCAATTTTGTGGGAGTATTGTGGGCCTATTACTTCGGTTACGGTTTATGGGCGATCATGTGGATTACGGTTATTTCCAATTTTAACCCATCTTGGATTGCGCTCATTTTCGATTGGGATGGACTGCGGCAAATTCGTCGGGCTCAAAAAGAGTGTATCTCCCGTTTGTACAAATTTGGTCGATATACGATGGGAACTCTCATCGGCGGAACCCTATTGCGTGGCAGTGATGATTTCTTGATTCGAATTTTCATGGGGCCGGAAGCTGTGGCGCTGTATCAGGTGCCCAACCGATTGGTAAACTTGATCGACATTCCACTCAGAGCCTTGGTTAGCTTCTCTTTTCCAAGCTTGGCTCGCTCTAATAAAGCGGGTGATGAAGAAGCTTTTAAACGCGAGTTTGAAGCGGCTACTGCTTTTGCCTTTGTATTGCTGCTCCCTATGGCCATTGGAGCATTTATATTCGCTGAACCGCTGGTTTTATTGATGGGAGGGGAGAAGTATTTAGACTCGGCAATAATCCTACGCATATTCGCCATCTTCATGGCCTTTAGTGCCCTGGATCGCTATGCCGGGGTTGGCTTGGATGTTTTAAATCGCCCGCAAATTAATATGCGTAAGGTGATTGTAATGCTTAGCGTGAATATCCTAGGTGATATTGTGGTATTGTACTTTTTCCAAAGCTTGCCTTGGGTGGCGGCTATTTCCATCATCACCTTTAGCGTAGGAACCTTGCTAGGTTTCTATTATATGCGCGATCGAGTGCCCTTGCGCTTGCTGTTCTGGCTCAAACTGGGTACAGTGCAAATCCTCAATTTTGTTAAAAAGCCTGTGAGAAAATAGGCTTTATCTGCCTATAGCTGTTTTCCCAAACTGGGATTAAGTCCTAAATTTGGGATAAGTCAGCGTCTATGTCTTTGATGAGAATTTTTTTGGTAGAGGATAGCATCCCCTATGCCAAGCTTTTAATGCACCACTTGGGCTTAAATCCCGATAATGAGGTGGAGCACTTTAGTGACGCGGCTTCTTTTCTAAAGCAATTGCACAAGGTTCCGGATTGTATTTTACTGGATTATTCTTTGCCCGATTTAAGCGGAATTGACGTTTTAAAACGCATAAAATCACAGCATTCCGATTTGCCAGTTTTGATTGTCTCTGGTCAGGAAGATGTGGGTACCGCGGTAGATCTCCTGCGTGAAGGTGCCTATGATTATATCGTTAAGGACGTAAATGCCAAGGATCGTATTTGGAAAGCCTTGAATAATATTCGCGAGAATGCTCGACTCCGCAAGGAGATTGATGTGCTTCGCGAAGAGGTAAATCTCAAATACGATTTCAGCAATATCATTGGCGGTAGTCCGGGATTAAAAAAGGTTTTTAAGCTGATTGAAAAAGCGGCTCAAACCAATATCACTGTTTCCATAACAGGTGAAACTGGTACGGGTAAAGAATTGGTAGCCAAGGCTATTCACTATAATTCTAAATTTCGCCGCAAACCTTTGGTGTCAATCAATATTGCCGCTATTCCCAGTGAATTGCTGGAAAGCGAATTGTTTGGACATGAGAAAGGGGCCTTTACAGGCGCTGTATCCAAGCGCATAGGAAAGTTTGAGGAGGCCGATGGTGGAACCATATTTCTGGATGAGATCGGGGAGATGGATGTGAACCTGCAAGCCAAGCTTTTAAGAGTATTGCAGGAGAAGGAAGTAACACGATTGGGAAGCAATAAAGCGGTCAAAATCAATACACGCATTTTGGTGGCTACCCATCGAGATTTGAAAGAGGAAGTGCGTATTGGTAATTTCCGCGAGGACCTTTATTATCGATTACTGGGCTTACCCATTCACCTGCCTCCCTTGCGTGAGCGCGGAGGTGATATTATGATGTTAGCCAAGCATTTCTTGCAGGACTTTTGCCGTGAGAATGATTTTGGTGATATACGCATCAGCCCTGAGGCGCAACAAAGATTATTATCTTATCCCTGGCCTGGAAATGTGCGAGAATTAAAAGCGATAATGGAGCTGGCTGCAGTACTTTGCGATAGTGGAGTAATTGAGGAAAAAGACTTGAATTTTAACTCTGTTACTGATGAAATGGATACCTTAGTATCGGAGGGATTAAGTCTAAAGGAGTACAACCGTAGATTGATTGAACACTATCTGCGGAAAAATGACAATAATGTGGTGGAAGTGGCTAAGCGCCTGGATATTGGTAAAAGCACCCTCTACCGAATGATCAAGAATAAGGAAATCAACATAAACTAAATTCATTCTCATGTCAGACAAAGTCTATGATCTCTCCCAACTCGAGGAACTGGGCGGCGGTGATGCAGAATTCGTAGCCATGATGGTGGCTACCTTCTTAGAACATACCCCTGGTCAGTTAGACGAGATGAAGAATGCCCACAGTAGTGGTGATTTGGCCACTTTGGGAGCTATTGCCCACAAGATCAAGCCTAATGTAGATATGTTCGGAATTAATGCCATTACCCAGGATATTCGGGACCTGGAGCAAATGGGTAAAGAGGGCATTAATAATGACGAAACTCGCGCTAAGCTTCAAAGAGTGGATCAGGAACTTCAAATTGCTTTCGAACAATTAAAGCAATTTTAGATGGAGGCCAATAAACGAGAAGAAATTTTGGTGATCGATGACCAACCGATCATGCTCAAGCTTTTGGAGCAAATTCTCAAGGATCGTTACGATGTGGTGGCCCTGGAGAATGGTAAAGAAGCCCTAGAGTGGATGTATTCCGGAAACATTCCGGATTTGGTGGTTGCCGATCTCAATATGCCAGAAATCGACGGATTCGAATACATTCAGCGTATTCGCGAAAGCGGTTTCTTTTACGATGTTCCTTTAATTGTACTTTCTGGAGAAGAGAGTAGCTCTGAACGTATTAAGTGTCTGAAATTAGGGGCCAATGATTATTTGATCAAGCCTTTTAACCCGGAGGAATTACGTCTCCGAATTGATAACTTAATTCGACTGAAAGGGTGAAAAACGTTATATACATTGGCGATCTGGATGAGGTTGAAGCCATCCTCACTGCGAAGTTCGGCGATCGACTTAAAGCCGTGCGCAATGTGGTAGGTTTTTACAATCAGTTGGATGATTTAGACGAAGTTGAATTGGTGGTTTCCGAAACCAAGCTCAAAGGTTTAAGAGGGGATGAAATCTTTGAACGTTATTCGGGGCTCTTGAATGAAAAAGGCATCCCCTTTATTCTGGTGGGAAATCGCTTATCCCAAAAAGTGCGCGAAAGATACCTGAAGCAGGGTATAATGGAAGTAGCCTGGAATCGCGAGCAGCTGGAAACGGTAATCAATAAGGTTCCTTTCTATCATTCCATGCTCGACTGGCGCTTGCATCAAAAGCGGGAAATGCAAAAAACGGAGTATCGGATTCCGGTGGCCAAACGCATTTTCGACATCGCTGTGGCTGGTACCGCATTATTGCTCTTATCTCCCTTGCTCATTGCAACCGTTATTGCCATCCGACTGGAGTCGAAAGGAAAGGTCTACTACATCTCTAAAAGGGTAGGAACCGGATATCGGGTTTTTGACTTCTACAAGTTGCGATCCATGTACACCGATGCCGATCAACGCCTGAAAGAATTAAAGCATTTAAATCAATACGCTGAGGAGGCGCAAAAAGCTGAGGCTGAAGGTAAAACCAGTATCCCAAAGGAAAAGGCCCATCACAGTTCAGCGCCACAATTGATTAATAAGGATGGTTCGCCCATGACCGAAGAGGAGTACCAGGAACTGCGTCGCAAGCAAGCTGCCGGAACTTTTGTGAAGTTTAAGAATGATCCGCGCATTACCCGAGTAGGACAGATTATCCGTAATACCAGTATTGATGAGCTTCCACAGCTTATCAATGTACTGAAGGGGGATATGTCCATCGTAGGGAACCGACCCTTGCCACTCTACGAAGCGGAGCAATTAACTTCGGATGATTGGAGTCAGCGATTTTTGGCACCAGCTGGAATTACCGGATTATGGCAGGTAGAAAAGCGTGGTGGTGGCAGCATGAGTGAGGAAGAACGCAAAGGTCTGGACAATAAGTACGCTCAGAATTTCAGCTTCTGGAACGACATTCGTTTGATCCTGCGTACCATTCCAGCATTGTTTCAAAAAGAAAATGTTTGATGTTGCGAAAACTGTTTTTGCTACTGGGATTCCTATGCCTGATAAGCCTTACTAATGTTCAGGCCCAAACTTTCGGACGGACCGAGAAAGCAGTCAGTGAAGATTCCTTAATCATTGACCTGGCCGATTATCTGCCTCCTTTAAACTTATTGATTGATTCGGCGGTGGCCAATGCTCCGCAAATTGAATACTATCGCCAAAGACAATTGATGTTCGAATATGAAATCGGCATCGGTCGTAATCAATGGATGGAAGGCGTAAGAGTTTATACCAATTACAACCTGGGAACCAGTGGAGCTAGCGATGGTAATATCTTCATTCAGGGTTTTCAGTATGGTATCAATGCCCAAATTCCCTTGAGTATGTTCTTTGGCCAGAGGGATGCTGGAAAGATGTCCAAGGCAGCAAGTATGGCAGAAGAAGCCCAAAAGCAGCGAACGGTTATTGAGATTGAAACGGAGGTGGAAGAAACTTTCAGCCGACTTTTTATGCTTCGCGATTTGATTAAGGAAGCCACCAATGCAAAAGAATCTGCACAATTCATTTATGAACAGTCAGAAGCCAAGTATATTCGCGGCGAAATTTCGTTGGATGAGCTTGGGCAGAACGCGGACCTTCGCACCAAGTGGGCCACAAATTACATTACCTTAAAAACCCAGTTTTACGACACTTACCGCAGGCTTGAGCGCTTAGTAGGCGTGCCTTTCAGTAAGTTTAATGATAATTAGTCTCAATGACCCTGATCCAGTTTTTTAGACTTCTCAATAGGAACTTAAACTTGTTCCTGCTGTGTTCTATCACACTGGCAGTGGTTACCTCCTTTTTTACCCGCAACCTTCCTAAAACTTACGAAACCCAAACGGAGATCTTTACCGGTATTGCTTCGGGTATTAATGTAGATGCGGTAGACAATGTAAAGGTAGATTTCCTTACCTCGGCTACGGAGTTCGATAACTTGATTAATATTATTAAGTCGCGTGAAACCCTGGAAGAAGTTGGGATGCGACTATTAGTTCAGCATATGATGCTGGATAGTGCGGATCCAGCTTATATCGGACAAGAATATTGGGGCCATTTCCGCTGGAAGATTCCCGATAGCGTGGAGCAGGAGTTGCTGGTACCCTATAGCGTCGATTCTACGCTCACCAATCTGTACCGCTACAAAGAATTGCATTGGGATGATGATCGCGTAAAGTCCACCTTTGAAGGAGGGGATTCCCCTTATAGTTGGAAGCGTATTTCTTCCATTGGCGTTAGTCGGGTACAAAGCTCCGACCTCTTGCGGATTTACTATTCTTATCAAGATCCGGGCATCGCTCAAAATACCTTGTTGATTCTGAATGAGGTTTTTATGAGTAAAATGGCCCTCATCAAATCAGAGCAAAGCGCCAGTGTGGTTGGCTATTTTGAAGAAAAGGTTAATGAGGCCGCTCGAGCGCTGGCTGCGGCAGAAGAGCATTTACAGGAATTTCGGATTGTAAACCGCGTAATCAACTACCAGGAGCAAACTCGTTCTTTAACTATCGAGAAGGAACGAATGGAGGATGAGTACCAGGCGGAGATTGCAAAACAGCAAGCTGCCATGGCGGCCCTTCGGAAACTGGAGGAGCAATTGGCGCTCAACAATATTATGGTGCAATTGGGGAATGATATCCTCAATAAGAAGCAGGAATTAATTGATATGCGCTCCAAAATTGCGGAGCTCGAAACTTATTTGAACGATGCTGACCTGCTTCGAAAATTGCGGGCTAAAGCAATGCATATAGAAGAGGAAGTTCGCAATATGCTGGCTACTCGCTATGCTTATAGTCGCACCACCGAAGGTATTCCGGTTTCGACCATTATTAGTGCTTGGCTGGATGCATCTTTGGCTTTGGATGCCGCCAATGCCAGGGTAGAGGTATTCTTAAAGCGGAAGCAATACTTCCGGGAGCAGTACGATAAATACGCCCCCTTGGGTTCCAAGTTTGCGCGCTTAGAACGTGATATCGATATTAAAGAAGCTAACTACCTCGAATTATTGAATAGCTTGAACCAGGCTCTTTTACGCCAAAGGGGAGAGATGGTTTCCAGTGGCGGTCAGGTAGTAACGCAACCACCGCCCTTCCCGCATGATCCTAATCCCAGCAAGGTCGCAATGTTGATTATGGTGGGTGCCATTATGGGATTTGTTGTGCCATTCCTTTTTGTGGTAATGAAGGAGTTATTAGACTCTACCATTCGTACCCCGGAACGCGGTGAGGAGCAAACCAAGATGAAGCTGATTGGTGCTTATCCGGATCTTACGGCACGCAGTGAAGTGAAGAATGTAGACTTCGAATGGTTACATGAAAAGTCGGCGGCCTTAGTAGTGCAAAACCTTCGTTTGGAAGCCAAGGGTAAGGGATCCCGACAAATGGCCAAGAATATTCTGGTATTCAGTACCCGAGAGGGAGATGGGAAACAACTTTGTACGCATGTAATGGCCAATGAACTGGTAAGCCTAAACTTTAGGGTATTGGTTATGGGCCCCAAGGAATTGCCCAAAGGCGAAACTCCTTATTACGACTATATCACCTATAAGAATGATAAGGATTTTGTGAACGCAGAGCATATTACGGAGCTCATTCCCATGGGTTTTGATCCAATGCTTTACGACTACGTATTCCTGGTTCTGGGAGCCGTACTAACCAATCCTTATCCGCTCAATTTATTGGATCAGTTTAATGTTTCCATCTGTGTTACCGGGGCTTTCAGAAACTGGAACCGTGCCGATGCCACTGCTTTGGAAGAGTTTTCTGATACCTTAGGATTCCAACCTCGTTTGCTTTTAAATGGGGTAGAACCGGATTATATGAGTTCAGTGCTGGGTGAGATTGCCAAGGATCGCAGTTGGTTGCGTCGCTTTATTAAAGGAATCTTGAGCCTGCAGCTAAAGACCGGAGCTTTTGGGAGAGGGAAAAAGCGTGATACCCGCCAGGTAAAAGGTAGGCTTTAAGCTATTTAAAGATTTTATGCTTACGCTCTTCAGGGATGCGATACACACCATCTTCATCCCAGTATTTCATGGTGAAAACAAAGGTGAGTGGAATCAAAACGGTAAAGTTTACCGGAATCTGGTTGAGAATCTCATTACCATAAGAAGCCGCCAAAATACCAGCAAAATTGGCTAATGCCGCCATGGCATAATAGCGTTTTTCTCGATTCTTATAATTCCAACAGAGCCAACTGCCATAGACCAGCAGAAAGATCCAGGTATACACATAAATGGTGTAGCCAAATACTCCGGTTTCGGCTCTTACCCTGGTGTAGAGGCCATCGGTGGGGAAATTGGCCATCCAAGTCCAAGGTGTAAAACGCTGCCCCCAAAAACCTGCACTACCCACACCGGTACCCAGAGGTTTGTCCGCCAAATAAGCCCTCAGCATTTTTCGGTTTTGTACCCGCACATTTAAGGAGGCATCATTGGGGTCGAGGGCGGATCGAAGGCGCTGTATATCGTAGTTCCCCGAACCAATATTAGTGTACTTTAAAAAGACAAAACCAAAAAGCATTACCGAAGCGCCAAAGATGAGAAGTCGCTTGTTCTTGATTAGGATAAGGTATAAGACCCCTCCAGCTCCCGGTACGGCTAGGGCACCACGAGTACCACTAATCAACATGGCATAAAGGGCAAAAACGGCGATCAGGCCATAGATGATTCGCTTGCGCAAGGAAAAGGGACCCAAAGCCAATATGCCACAGAAAACGGTAACCGATCCCATGGCGGGGCCGTAAATACCAGCATCGGTATAAAAGGAGAAGATCCTCAGTTTGCCAAAAAGCAGGTGGGTAACATAAGCCCCCGACATCAGCCAGCGGTTTTCGAAGGGATCGAGGCCGAAAACTTTTTGTTTTAAGCCCCAAGCAATACCAATAACGGAGAAAATTAACCAGACTCTTAAAAAGGTTTTGAAGTCCTTTTTATCCCGAAAGAGAACAAAGGCAATTACTACCATTAGCATCTGGTAGAGGGATAAGCCCCGCATGGCGTAGAACCAGGCTGGCACCGATAAAGCCATAGGATTAGCCAATTGCAGCACTACAAAGCCCATCCAGGCGATCATCAAAAGTGAAAAGATGTGATTCCAGCCCGAGAAGTCGACCTTCTGCCAGTCACGCAGAATGAGAAATATTAAGGTGAGAACTAGCGATATGTCCACTCCCAAACCCAATGGAATATTTCCCGGTACATATCGCCCAACCGTAGGAATAAGAAAGGCAATTATAAAAGCGGTATAAAGACCAATCTTCGGGTTTTTGGCGAAATAGTAGACATAGACCAAAACCAGGGGTAAGGCCATGATGCCAATGGCAGCGACAATCCCTCCTTTCGACAGAATATAGCCCCCGGCTATTCCAAATAGAATCGCAAAGAGGTATTTTAAGTATTGCTGATATTTAGTGGGGACAACAAGTCGCATAGGCTTTAAATGCCATCCAGGCTATCGCTCACCGAAGATGCGGATTCCTGATCCTTTAAAAATACAGGACTTTCCTTGTTTTCCAGAAGCTTTTCAAAATTGGCATCTAGGTCTAAGATCTTCATAAACTCAGCCTTATCGGTTTCGAAGTAGAGAAAATCAAATAATACCACCGAGCCATAAAGAGAACGCCCTTGCTTCGTGAAGTTCTTAGGCACCCCTTCCACATCATTAAAAACTACGTGTAGGGAGCAAAGGTGGAAGCGCAGCAAAAGAGGGTCATCACCTTTCTGTACGGTTAAAACCAAATTCCTGTCGAACTCTGGTTTTACAATGGTAGTTTGCTTAATCTCCTCCAGTATATCTTCTTCATTCACATTCGTAAGGGAGCGGCCCTCCAAAGAACGAATGCGCAGCACATAGGCTTCATTGCTGTCTTGGGCATTGAAATAATTCAGAGCATTGCGTAAATCACGATAGTAAACAATCCAGAAATAAGCAGAAGTGTATTCTTTCCAGCCCTTTCGACGATTAGGATAGCGATAAGCACCATCCTGAAAAACCTTAACCAAGCAGATAAGGGTATCCGTACCATACTTGATTTTATAGGCTTTGAGTTCTTTGATATTATCAATGCCCAGGGCATTTTCATTGTCTTCGTAAAAAGCTTTATTGCGAGAAATGCCAATTACAGGTATGGTATTTTCTTTAGAAAGCCACTGGCCATCACGGCTATAGCTCCATCCATCAATAGAATCGGAAATAC
The Croceimicrobium hydrocarbonivorans genome window above contains:
- a CDS encoding sulfotransferase family protein, whose protein sequence is MDQKALLPDFVVIGAGKSGTTSLHEYLNQHPKIFMGDKEPNFFAYELLDPETLTDPTDKEHYFNSVYKLEDYLALFKEAKPDQLKGEVSNTYISNKDAWQRIKHYVPEAKLMAILRHPADRIFSRYFHLVRENEIPEGGDLNEVFNKESIWWRRPDLVNEGFYYRQLKPYFEHFDADQIKVFLYEDFIGKTDEVVKEAFQFLGVDPNVKVGTDVVYNKSGKVRNKSVDAIVGQESAPIRFLKKFAPGLHRQLKGSVTVNRWLNNVRNKNLEKPDFDPKLKQRIINEIYREDIENLQKLIKRDLKHWL
- a CDS encoding sugar transferase, coding for MKNVIYIGDLDEVEAILTAKFGDRLKAVRNVVGFYNQLDDLDEVELVVSETKLKGLRGDEIFERYSGLLNEKGIPFILVGNRLSQKVRERYLKQGIMEVAWNREQLETVINKVPFYHSMLDWRLHQKREMQKTEYRIPVAKRIFDIAVAGTALLLLSPLLIATVIAIRLESKGKVYYISKRVGTGYRVFDFYKLRSMYTDADQRLKELKHLNQYAEEAQKAEAEGKTSIPKEKAHHSSAPQLINKDGSPMTEEEYQELRRKQAAGTFVKFKNDPRITRVGQIIRNTSIDELPQLINVLKGDMSIVGNRPLPLYEAEQLTSDDWSQRFLAPAGITGLWQVEKRGGGSMSEEERKGLDNKYAQNFSFWNDIRLILRTIPALFQKENV
- a CDS encoding sigma-54-dependent transcriptional regulator; amino-acid sequence: MSLMRIFLVEDSIPYAKLLMHHLGLNPDNEVEHFSDAASFLKQLHKVPDCILLDYSLPDLSGIDVLKRIKSQHSDLPVLIVSGQEDVGTAVDLLREGAYDYIVKDVNAKDRIWKALNNIRENARLRKEIDVLREEVNLKYDFSNIIGGSPGLKKVFKLIEKAAQTNITVSITGETGTGKELVAKAIHYNSKFRRKPLVSINIAAIPSELLESELFGHEKGAFTGAVSKRIGKFEEADGGTIFLDEIGEMDVNLQAKLLRVLQEKEVTRLGSNKAVKINTRILVATHRDLKEEVRIGNFREDLYYRLLGLPIHLPPLRERGGDIMMLAKHFLQDFCRENDFGDIRISPEAQQRLLSYPWPGNVRELKAIMELAAVLCDSGVIEEKDLNFNSVTDEMDTLVSEGLSLKEYNRRLIEHYLRKNDNNVVEVAKRLDIGKSTLYRMIKNKEININ
- a CDS encoding glycosyltransferase; its protein translation is MKVFSEENQVLYVDYQFTWKDALQRLIKGENNPGFWQIIGLKDRIQTFPQEKGGKLHLLTPPPILPTNFLPQGALYEALHRWNVKRVNRAIRKAMKRLNMGEDTVLINSFNPDFGAYSKNELPHSVEIYHCYDEIAAADWAAKHGAPAESQYLAMVDATVVTSAGLLKTKSPQTPQCYLVKNGVNFDLFHSGYTEEPKAPIIGYVGAIDFRSDYHLLEECFKRFPDYEFHFVGKVMEERIEEILKQYPNVKLLGSKPAKELPAFLKTCAVGIIPFEINEFTKGVYPLKINEYLATGIPVVSTRFGELSDFENIASLHDNAEGFAQALKWEIENDSPIKRRERAQFAKLNSWYGRVDEFSEIINQLENSLNGSEGATS
- a CDS encoding TolC family protein, with protein sequence MLRKLFLLLGFLCLISLTNVQAQTFGRTEKAVSEDSLIIDLADYLPPLNLLIDSAVANAPQIEYYRQRQLMFEYEIGIGRNQWMEGVRVYTNYNLGTSGASDGNIFIQGFQYGINAQIPLSMFFGQRDAGKMSKAASMAEEAQKQRTVIEIETEVEETFSRLFMLRDLIKEATNAKESAQFIYEQSEAKYIRGEISLDELGQNADLRTKWATNYITLKTQFYDTYRRLERLVGVPFSKFNDN
- a CDS encoding response regulator, producing MEANKREEILVIDDQPIMLKLLEQILKDRYDVVALENGKEALEWMYSGNIPDLVVADLNMPEIDGFEYIQRIRESGFFYDVPLIVLSGEESSSERIKCLKLGANDYLIKPFNPEELRLRIDNLIRLKG
- a CDS encoding lipopolysaccharide biosynthesis protein, yielding MLQKLKSQKFLSMVTSVLGAAFALLTFGYLARALTKEEFGIYGIYLAIITTFEMLRNGLVGKPFIKFMAESDDEEEKRGIIGSSWAFSFLSTVVFAGPLSLAMLAWYLYQPSEEVLIYALFIPIQAISTIPSNMAQWRLNADLRFDLLIWLRLSNQVFNFVGVLWAYYFGYGLWAIMWITVISNFNPSWIALIFDWDGLRQIRRAQKECISRLYKFGRYTMGTLIGGTLLRGSDDFLIRIFMGPEAVALYQVPNRLVNLIDIPLRALVSFSFPSLARSNKAGDEEAFKREFEAATAFAFVLLLPMAIGAFIFAEPLVLLMGGEKYLDSAIILRIFAIFMAFSALDRYAGVGLDVLNRPQINMRKVIVMLSVNILGDIVVLYFFQSLPWVAAISIITFSVGTLLGFYYMRDRVPLRLLFWLKLGTVQILNFVKKPVRK
- a CDS encoding Hpt domain-containing protein, with product MSDKVYDLSQLEELGGGDAEFVAMMVATFLEHTPGQLDEMKNAHSSGDLATLGAIAHKIKPNVDMFGINAITQDIRDLEQMGKEGINNDETRAKLQRVDQELQIAFEQLKQF
- a CDS encoding GumC family protein gives rise to the protein MFLLCSITLAVVTSFFTRNLPKTYETQTEIFTGIASGINVDAVDNVKVDFLTSATEFDNLINIIKSRETLEEVGMRLLVQHMMLDSADPAYIGQEYWGHFRWKIPDSVEQELLVPYSVDSTLTNLYRYKELHWDDDRVKSTFEGGDSPYSWKRISSIGVSRVQSSDLLRIYYSYQDPGIAQNTLLILNEVFMSKMALIKSEQSASVVGYFEEKVNEAARALAAAEEHLQEFRIVNRVINYQEQTRSLTIEKERMEDEYQAEIAKQQAAMAALRKLEEQLALNNIMVQLGNDILNKKQELIDMRSKIAELETYLNDADLLRKLRAKAMHIEEEVRNMLATRYAYSRTTEGIPVSTIISAWLDASLALDAANARVEVFLKRKQYFREQYDKYAPLGSKFARLERDIDIKEANYLELLNSLNQALLRQRGEMVSSGGQVVTQPPPFPHDPNPSKVAMLIMVGAIMGFVVPFLFVVMKELLDSTIRTPERGEEQTKMKLIGAYPDLTARSEVKNVDFEWLHEKSAALVVQNLRLEAKGKGSRQMAKNILVFSTREGDGKQLCTHVMANELVSLNFRVLVMGPKELPKGETPYYDYITYKNDKDFVNAEHITELIPMGFDPMLYDYVFLVLGAVLTNPYPLNLLDQFNVSICVTGAFRNWNRADATALEEFSDTLGFQPRLLLNGVEPDYMSSVLGEIAKDRSWLRRFIKGILSLQLKTGAFGRGKKRDTRQVKGRL